A window of Rhizobium acidisoli contains these coding sequences:
- a CDS encoding ATP phosphoribosyltransferase regulatory subunit: protein MPLINLPEFASDLLAEFDARKAERIDTSVIQPAEPFLDIAGEDLRRRIFMTESETGASLCLRPEFTIPVCLRHIETATGTPKRYAYLGEVFRQRRDGANEFYQAGIEDLGDINIPSADARAIGDATGILARLLPGRRLSVTLGDQAVFEAVVQALGLPLGWQKRLIHAFGNMTQLEALLAGLVSPQFVTGLDDDIAKLVASGDELALVSHLEQEMQATGYSTNAGRSPLEIARRLKEKLILSETRLDDAAFHVLEEFLSLDVPLVNASAALAGFADAAGLKLGNALSRFNGRVAALADAGVDLSCLDYRAAFGRPLDYYTGLVFEVTVEGSAAVLAGGGRFDKLLTFLGATDRIPAVGFSFWLDRIETERAAV, encoded by the coding sequence ATGCCCCTGATCAACCTCCCCGAATTTGCCAGTGACCTGCTGGCCGAGTTCGACGCCCGCAAGGCCGAGCGCATCGACACGTCGGTGATCCAGCCGGCCGAACCCTTTCTCGATATCGCCGGCGAGGATCTGCGCCGCCGCATCTTCATGACGGAGAGTGAGACCGGCGCCAGCCTTTGCCTGCGTCCGGAATTCACCATCCCCGTCTGTCTGCGCCACATCGAGACGGCGACCGGCACGCCGAAGCGTTACGCCTATCTCGGCGAAGTCTTCCGCCAGCGCCGCGACGGCGCCAATGAATTCTATCAGGCCGGCATCGAGGATCTCGGTGATATCAACATACCGAGCGCCGACGCCCGCGCCATCGGCGATGCCACCGGCATTCTCGCCCGCCTGCTGCCAGGCCGGCGCCTGTCGGTGACGCTGGGCGACCAGGCAGTGTTCGAGGCGGTCGTCCAGGCGCTCGGCCTGCCGCTCGGCTGGCAGAAGCGGCTGATCCACGCCTTCGGCAACATGACGCAGCTCGAAGCGCTGCTGGCCGGTCTCGTCAGTCCGCAATTCGTCACCGGGCTGGACGATGATATCGCCAAGCTTGTCGCATCAGGCGACGAGCTGGCGCTGGTCTCCCATCTCGAGCAGGAAATGCAGGCGACGGGTTATTCGACCAATGCCGGCCGCTCGCCGCTGGAGATTGCCCGGCGGCTCAAGGAAAAGCTCATCCTCTCCGAAACGCGCCTCGACGATGCGGCCTTCCATGTGCTGGAAGAGTTTCTGTCGCTCGACGTGCCGCTCGTCAATGCGTCCGCAGCACTGGCCGGTTTTGCCGATGCTGCCGGCCTGAAACTCGGCAATGCGCTCTCCCGCTTCAACGGCCGGGTCGCCGCCCTTGCCGATGCCGGCGTCGATCTTTCCTGCCTCGATTACCGCGCCGCCTTCGGACGGCCGCTCGACTATTACACCGGCCTCGTCTTCGAGGTGACGGTGGAGGGTTCGGCCGCGGTTCTGGCCGGCGGCGGCCGTTTCGATAAACTCCTGACGTTCCTCGGTGCGACGGACCGCATTCCGGCCGTCGGCTTCTCCTTCTGGCTCGACCGCATCGAAACCGAAAGGGCAGCCGTATGA
- the hisG gene encoding ATP phosphoribosyltransferase, with the protein MTITIALPSKGRMKDDASAIFERAGMPITAVGNDRSYRGRVEGWDDVEVAFLSASEISRELGNGTVDFGVTGEDLMREGFSEVDKRVEFCARLGFGHADVVVAVPEIWLDVETMADLGDVAADFRARHSRRLAIATKYWRLTQQFFSSQHGIQLYRIVESLGATEGAPASGSADIIVDITSTGSTLRANHLKVLQDGVILHSQACLVRARKESHVDAPVVQAIIDAVRAAL; encoded by the coding sequence ATGACCATCACCATCGCGCTTCCCTCCAAGGGCCGGATGAAGGACGACGCTTCGGCGATCTTCGAACGGGCCGGCATGCCGATCACCGCTGTCGGCAACGACCGCTCCTATCGCGGCCGCGTCGAAGGCTGGGACGATGTCGAGGTCGCCTTCCTCTCTGCCTCCGAAATCTCCCGCGAACTCGGCAACGGCACCGTCGATTTCGGCGTCACCGGCGAGGATCTGATGCGGGAAGGTTTTTCCGAGGTGGATAAGCGCGTCGAATTCTGCGCCCGCCTCGGCTTCGGCCATGCCGATGTCGTCGTCGCCGTGCCGGAGATCTGGCTGGATGTCGAAACCATGGCCGATCTCGGCGATGTCGCTGCCGATTTCCGCGCCCGCCACTCCAGGCGCCTGGCCATCGCCACCAAATACTGGCGGCTGACCCAGCAGTTCTTTTCGAGCCAGCACGGCATCCAGCTCTATCGCATCGTCGAGAGCCTCGGCGCCACTGAGGGCGCTCCCGCCTCCGGCTCGGCCGATATCATCGTCGATATCACCTCTACCGGCTCGACGCTGCGCGCCAACCACCTGAAGGTGCTCCAGGACGGCGTCATCCTCCATTCGCAGGCCTGCCTGGTGCGCGCCCGCAAGGAGAGCCACGTCGATGCGCCGGTCGTGCAGGCGATTATCGACGCGGTGCGCGCCGCCCTCTGA
- a CDS encoding DoxX family protein, whose translation MSNAIILIARILLSFMFILSGFMKLTDPAGTAGMIAGAGLPAATLLAYVAGLFELLAGLAVLTGFQVRIAGWLLAAFCVFTGVAFHLPYASGTELVNILNQIMVMKNITLAGAYILLATVGAGAYSIDARRGAYAAA comes from the coding sequence ATGTCGAACGCCATCATCCTGATTGCCCGCATTCTTCTTTCCTTCATGTTCATCCTTTCCGGCTTCATGAAGCTCACCGATCCTGCCGGTACTGCGGGCATGATCGCCGGTGCCGGCCTGCCGGCAGCAACCCTGTTGGCCTATGTCGCAGGCCTTTTCGAACTGCTGGCCGGCCTTGCCGTTCTCACAGGCTTCCAGGTCCGCATTGCCGGCTGGCTGCTCGCGGCCTTCTGCGTCTTCACGGGCGTTGCCTTCCACCTGCCCTACGCAAGCGGCACGGAACTCGTGAACATTCTCAACCAGATCATGGTCATGAAGAACATCACGCTGGCCGGCGCGTACATATTGCTCGCCACCGTCGGTGCCGGTGCCTATTCGATCGACGCTCGCCGCGGCGCCTACGCGGCTGCCTGA
- the groL gene encoding chaperonin GroEL (60 kDa chaperone family; promotes refolding of misfolded polypeptides especially under stressful conditions; forms two stacked rings of heptamers to form a barrel-shaped 14mer; ends can be capped by GroES; misfolded proteins enter the barrel where they are refolded when GroES binds): protein MASKEIKFGRTAREKMLRGVDILADAVKVTLGPKGRNVIIDKSFGAPRITKDGVSVAKEIELEDKFENMGAQMVREVASKTNDIAGDGTTTATVLAQAIVREGNKAVAAGMNPMDLKRGIDLAVADVVKDLQAKAKKISTSEEVAQVGTISANGDKQVGLDIAEAMQKVGNEGVITVEEAKTAETELEVVEGMQFDRGYLSPYFVTNPEKMIADLEDVFILLHEKKLSNLQSMLPVLEAVVQTGKPLLIIAEDVEGEALATLVVNKLRGGLKIAAVKAPGFGDRRKAMLEDIAILTGGTVISEDLGIKLESVTLDMLGRAKKVSISKENTTIVDGSGAKSDIEGRVAQIKAQIEETTSDYDREKLQERLAKLAGGVAVIRVGGSTEVEVKEKKDRIDDALNATRAAVQEGIVPGGGIALLRSSTKITVKGANDDQEAGINIVRRALQSLVRQIAENAGDEASIVVGKVLDKNEDNYGYNAQTSEFGDMIAMGIVDPLKVVRTALQNAASVASLLITTEAMIAELPKKESAGGGMPGGMGGMGGMDMM from the coding sequence ATGGCATCTAAAGAAATCAAGTTTGGTCGTACCGCGCGCGAAAAGATGCTGCGTGGCGTCGACATTCTCGCCGATGCAGTCAAGGTAACGCTCGGCCCGAAGGGCCGTAACGTCATCATCGACAAGTCCTTCGGCGCTCCGCGCATCACCAAGGACGGCGTTTCCGTCGCCAAGGAAATCGAACTCGAAGACAAGTTCGAAAACATGGGCGCCCAGATGGTCCGCGAAGTTGCTTCGAAGACCAACGACATTGCCGGCGACGGCACCACGACTGCAACCGTTCTGGCCCAGGCGATCGTTCGCGAAGGCAACAAGGCCGTTGCAGCCGGCATGAACCCGATGGACCTGAAGCGCGGTATCGACCTCGCTGTGGCCGACGTCGTGAAGGATCTCCAGGCCAAGGCCAAGAAGATCTCCACCTCTGAAGAAGTTGCACAGGTCGGCACGATCTCGGCAAACGGCGACAAGCAGGTCGGTCTCGACATTGCTGAAGCCATGCAGAAGGTCGGCAACGAAGGCGTCATCACGGTTGAAGAAGCCAAGACCGCCGAAACCGAACTCGAAGTCGTCGAAGGCATGCAGTTCGACCGCGGCTACCTCAGCCCCTACTTCGTGACCAACCCGGAAAAGATGATTGCCGACCTCGAAGACGTCTTCATTCTCCTTCACGAGAAGAAGCTCTCGAACCTGCAGTCGATGCTTCCGGTTCTCGAAGCTGTCGTCCAGACCGGCAAGCCGCTCCTGATCATCGCTGAAGACGTTGAAGGCGAAGCTCTTGCGACGCTCGTCGTCAACAAGCTGCGCGGCGGCCTCAAGATCGCTGCCGTCAAGGCGCCTGGCTTCGGCGACCGCCGCAAGGCCATGCTCGAAGACATTGCCATCCTGACCGGCGGCACCGTGATCTCCGAAGACCTCGGCATCAAGCTCGAATCCGTCACGCTCGACATGCTCGGCCGTGCCAAGAAGGTTTCGATCTCCAAGGAAAACACCACGATCGTCGACGGTTCGGGCGCCAAGTCCGACATCGAAGGCCGTGTTGCCCAGATCAAGGCCCAGATCGAAGAAACCACCTCCGACTACGACCGCGAGAAGCTGCAGGAACGTCTTGCCAAGCTCGCTGGCGGCGTTGCCGTCATCCGCGTCGGCGGCTCGACGGAAGTCGAAGTGAAGGAAAAGAAGGACCGCATCGACGACGCCCTCAACGCGACGCGCGCTGCCGTTCAGGAAGGCATCGTCCCCGGCGGCGGTATCGCTCTCCTGCGCTCCTCCACGAAGATCACCGTCAAGGGTGCAAACGACGACCAGGAAGCCGGCATCAACATCGTTCGCCGCGCCCTGCAGTCGCTCGTTCGTCAGATCGCTGAAAACGCAGGCGACGAAGCCTCGATCGTTGTCGGCAAGGTCCTCGACAAGAATGAAGACAACTACGGCTACAACGCCCAGACGTCCGAATTCGGCGACATGATCGCCATGGGTATCGTCGACCCGCTCAAGGTCGTTCGCACGGCACTGCAGAACGCTGCTTCTGTTGCATCGCTGCTGATCACCACCGAAGCCATGATCGCCGAACTGCCGAAGAAAGAATCGGCTGGCGGCGGCATGCCGGGCGGCATGGGCGGCATGGGCGGAATGGACATGATGTGA
- the groES gene encoding co-chaperone GroES yields the protein MASTNFRPLHDRVVVRRVESEAKTKGGIIIPDTAKEKPQEGEIVAVGSGARDESGKVVALDVKAGDRILFGKWSGTEVKIDGEDLLIMKEADIMGIIG from the coding sequence ATGGCAAGCACCAACTTCCGCCCCCTTCACGACCGCGTCGTTGTTCGCCGCGTTGAGTCCGAAGCCAAGACCAAGGGTGGCATCATCATTCCCGATACCGCCAAGGAAAAGCCGCAGGAAGGCGAAATCGTCGCCGTCGGTTCCGGCGCTCGTGACGAGTCCGGCAAGGTCGTCGCACTCGACGTCAAGGCTGGCGACCGCATCCTGTTCGGCAAGTGGTCCGGCACCGAAGTCAAGATCGACGGCGAAGACCTTCTGATCATGAAGGAAGCCGACATTATGGGCATCATCGGCTGA
- a CDS encoding TIGR01459 family HAD-type hydrolase, with translation MARRIESFSEITAHYDVVLCDVWGVVHNGVDPFPKAAAALEAARAGGVAVVLITNSPRLSWQVVEQLRQIGVPDSAYDRIVTSGDVTRRLIAEGPKTVFLLGPERDSPLLDGLDVERRPAGEAQSLVCTGFFDDETQKPEDYTDMLLEFKSRQVPMICANPDLVVERGHRIIPCAGAMAAYYEQLGGSTRIAGKPHRPIYEATLAAARELRGDFPVERVLAIGDGMPTDVRGALNYGLDLLYISGGIHAREYTLNGETDEAILNAYLDRENAAPKWWMPRLA, from the coding sequence ATGGCCAGGCGGATAGAAAGCTTCTCGGAAATCACGGCTCACTATGACGTGGTGCTCTGCGATGTCTGGGGCGTCGTTCACAATGGCGTCGATCCGTTTCCGAAGGCAGCCGCTGCCCTTGAAGCGGCGCGCGCCGGCGGCGTCGCCGTCGTCCTCATCACCAATTCGCCGCGCCTTTCCTGGCAGGTGGTCGAACAGCTGCGCCAGATCGGCGTTCCCGACAGCGCCTATGACCGGATCGTCACCTCTGGCGACGTCACCCGCCGGCTGATTGCCGAAGGGCCGAAGACGGTCTTTCTGCTTGGCCCCGAGCGTGACAGCCCGTTGCTTGACGGTCTCGACGTCGAGCGCCGGCCGGCAGGCGAAGCGCAATCGCTCGTCTGCACCGGCTTCTTCGACGATGAGACCCAGAAGCCGGAGGATTACACCGACATGCTTCTGGAGTTCAAATCCCGCCAGGTGCCGATGATCTGCGCCAATCCCGACCTCGTCGTCGAGCGCGGCCATCGCATCATTCCCTGCGCCGGCGCCATGGCCGCCTATTACGAGCAGCTTGGCGGCAGCACCCGCATCGCCGGAAAACCGCACCGGCCGATCTATGAGGCGACGCTGGCGGCTGCCCGCGAGCTTCGCGGCGATTTCCCCGTCGAGCGCGTGCTGGCGATCGGCGACGGCATGCCGACCGATGTGCGCGGCGCCTTGAATTACGGCCTCGACCTTCTCTACATCAGCGGCGGTATCCACGCCCGGGAATACACCTTGAACGGCGAGACCGACGAGGCGATCCTCAACGCCTATCTCGATCGGGAAAACGCCGCGCCGAAGTGGTGGATGCCCCGCCTTGCATAG
- a CDS encoding bifunctional riboflavin kinase/FAD synthetase: MTVFHRNETREPLPAHLKGGVIAIGNFDGVHRGHQSVLNRALEISKARGIPALVLTFEPHPRTVFRPETPVFRLTPAPLKARILETLGFNAVIEYPFDYEFSQRSADDFIHSILKDWLGASEVVTGFDFHFGRGREGGPAFLMNAGQTYGFGVTLIDAFRDENADVVSSSHIRALLKEGSVSEVAGMLGYRYTVEAEVIDGEKLGRQLGFPTANMRLPPEVELAAGIYAVRFRRQDGTLHDAVASYGRRPTVTENGAPLLETYLFDFSGDLYGQRCAVSFFGYLRPELKFDGLDPLVAQIKRDEEEARALLSGVQPLGELDRKLCFS, from the coding sequence ATGACCGTCTTCCACCGCAATGAAACCCGGGAACCCTTGCCCGCCCATCTCAAGGGCGGCGTCATTGCCATCGGCAATTTCGACGGCGTGCACCGCGGCCACCAGTCGGTGCTCAACCGCGCGCTCGAAATCTCCAAGGCGCGCGGCATCCCGGCTTTGGTGCTGACATTCGAACCGCATCCGCGCACCGTCTTCCGGCCCGAGACCCCGGTCTTCCGCCTGACGCCCGCGCCGCTGAAGGCGCGCATCCTGGAAACTTTGGGCTTCAACGCGGTGATCGAATATCCCTTCGACTACGAGTTCTCGCAGCGCTCGGCCGATGATTTCATTCATTCGATCCTCAAGGATTGGCTCGGCGCATCGGAAGTCGTCACCGGTTTCGATTTCCATTTCGGCCGCGGCCGCGAGGGCGGTCCCGCCTTCCTGATGAACGCCGGCCAGACCTATGGCTTCGGCGTCACCCTGATCGATGCCTTCCGCGATGAAAACGCCGATGTCGTCTCGTCGAGCCATATCCGCGCGCTGCTGAAAGAAGGCAGCGTCAGCGAAGTTGCCGGCATGCTGGGCTACCGCTATACGGTCGAGGCCGAGGTGATCGACGGCGAAAAGCTCGGACGGCAGCTCGGTTTTCCCACCGCCAACATGCGCCTGCCGCCGGAGGTCGAACTTGCCGCCGGCATCTACGCCGTCCGCTTCCGCCGCCAGGATGGCACGCTGCACGACGCCGTCGCCAGCTACGGCCGCCGCCCGACGGTGACGGAAAACGGCGCGCCGCTGCTCGAAACCTATCTTTTCGACTTCAGCGGCGACCTCTACGGCCAGCGCTGCGCCGTCTCCTTCTTCGGCTATCTGAGACCCGAACTGAAATTCGACGGCCTTGATCCGCTCGTCGCCCAGATCAAGCGCGACGAGGAGGAGGCGAGGGCGCTGCTGTCGGGCGTCCAGCCCCTGGGCGAACTCGACCGGAAGCTCTGCTTTTCCTGA
- the ileS gene encoding isoleucine--tRNA ligase: MTDTAEKIDYSKTLYLPETDFPMRAGLPQKEPELVKRWQEMGLYKKLRASAAGREKFVLHDGPPYANGNIHIGHALNKILKDVINRSFQMRGYDANYVPGWDCHGLPIEWKIEEKYREKGRNKDEVPVNEFRRECREFATGWIKTQAEEFKRLGIEGDFDNPYTTMNFHAESRIAGELLKIAASGQLYRGSKPIMWSVVERTALAEAEVEYQDYESDTIWVKFPVVEGPAALKDAFVVIWTTTPWTIPGNRAVSFSARVSYGLYEVTAAENDFGPRPGEKLIFADKLAEESFAKSKLQYKRLSDVSAADFAAMACAHPFKGLDGGYEFAVPLLDGDHVTDDAGTGFVHTAPSHGREDFDAWMSAVRTLEARGIDSKIPFPVDDGGFYTSDAPGFEGARVIDDNGKKGDANDRVIKALIERNALFARGRLKHQYPHSWRSKKPVIFRNTPQWFVYMDKTLADGTTLRSRALGAIDDTRFVPAAGQNRLRAMIEGRPDWVLSRQRAWGVPIAVFADDEGEVLVDEAVNARILEAFEQEGADAWFADGAKERFLGNDHDHSRWKQVMDILDVWFDSGSTHTFTLEDRPDLKWPADLYLEGSDQHRGWFHSSLLESAATRGRAPYNAVLTHGFTMDEKGEKMSKSKGNVTAPQEVMKDAGADILRLWVMTSDYADDLRVGKTIIQTNVDAYRKLRNTIRWMLGTLAHDKGEEILLADLPELEQLMLHRLAELDELVRENYDAFDFKKIARALIDFANVELSAFYFDVRKDALYCDAPSSLRRRASLHVIRQIFDCMVTWLAPMLPFTTEEAWLSRNPSAVSVHLEQFAPVAKEWRNDALAEKWKKIRAVRSVVTGALEIERKDKRIGSSLEAAPVVHIADPELMKALEGQDFTEVCITSAIEIAAGEGPAEAFRLAEVPLVSVVPKLAEGEKCARSWRITRDVGSDPEYPDVSARDAAALRELARLA; the protein is encoded by the coding sequence ATGACCGACACAGCCGAAAAGATCGACTATTCGAAGACCCTCTATTTGCCCGAAACCGATTTCCCGATGCGCGCCGGTCTGCCGCAGAAGGAGCCGGAGCTGGTCAAGCGCTGGCAGGAGATGGGTCTCTACAAGAAACTGCGCGCCTCGGCCGCCGGCCGCGAGAAGTTCGTCCTGCACGACGGCCCGCCCTATGCCAATGGCAACATCCATATCGGCCACGCGCTGAACAAGATCCTCAAGGACGTCATCAACCGCTCGTTCCAGATGCGCGGCTACGACGCCAACTACGTGCCCGGCTGGGATTGCCACGGCCTGCCGATCGAATGGAAGATCGAGGAGAAGTACCGCGAGAAGGGCAGGAACAAGGACGAGGTCCCGGTCAACGAATTCCGCCGGGAATGCCGTGAATTCGCCACCGGCTGGATCAAGACCCAGGCGGAAGAGTTCAAGCGTCTCGGCATCGAGGGCGACTTCGACAATCCCTACACGACGATGAACTTCCACGCGGAATCGCGCATCGCCGGCGAACTCCTGAAGATCGCCGCCAGCGGCCAGCTTTACCGCGGCTCCAAGCCGATCATGTGGTCGGTCGTCGAGCGCACGGCGCTGGCCGAGGCCGAGGTCGAGTACCAAGACTACGAGAGCGACACGATCTGGGTGAAATTCCCCGTTGTCGAAGGTCCGGCTGCGCTCAAGGATGCCTTCGTCGTCATCTGGACGACGACGCCCTGGACGATCCCCGGCAATCGCGCGGTCTCCTTTTCCGCGCGTGTCTCCTACGGTCTCTACGAGGTAACGGCTGCCGAGAACGATTTTGGTCCGCGTCCCGGCGAAAAGCTGATCTTTGCCGACAAGCTGGCCGAGGAATCCTTCGCCAAGTCAAAGCTGCAGTACAAGCGCCTCAGCGATGTCTCTGCGGCCGACTTCGCAGCGATGGCCTGTGCGCATCCCTTCAAGGGTCTGGACGGCGGCTATGAATTCGCCGTCCCATTGCTCGATGGCGACCATGTTACCGACGATGCCGGTACCGGTTTCGTGCACACGGCACCCAGCCACGGCCGCGAAGACTTCGATGCCTGGATGTCGGCCGTCCGCACGCTTGAGGCGCGTGGCATCGACTCCAAAATCCCGTTCCCGGTCGATGATGGCGGCTTCTACACATCGGACGCCCCCGGCTTCGAAGGCGCCCGCGTCATCGACGACAACGGCAAGAAGGGCGATGCCAACGACCGCGTCATCAAGGCATTGATCGAACGCAACGCACTCTTTGCCCGCGGCCGGCTGAAGCATCAGTATCCGCATTCCTGGCGCTCGAAGAAGCCGGTGATCTTTCGCAACACGCCGCAATGGTTCGTCTATATGGACAAGACCCTTGCCGACGGCACGACGCTGCGTTCGCGCGCGCTGGGGGCGATCGACGACACGCGTTTCGTGCCCGCCGCCGGCCAGAACCGCTTGCGCGCCATGATCGAGGGCCGCCCGGACTGGGTTCTTTCTCGTCAGAGAGCATGGGGCGTGCCGATCGCCGTCTTTGCCGACGATGAGGGCGAGGTCCTGGTCGATGAAGCCGTCAACGCCCGTATCCTCGAGGCCTTCGAACAGGAGGGCGCCGACGCCTGGTTTGCCGACGGCGCCAAGGAGCGCTTCCTCGGCAATGACCATGACCATTCCCGCTGGAAGCAGGTCATGGATATCCTCGACGTTTGGTTCGACTCCGGCTCGACGCACACCTTCACGCTGGAGGACCGCCCTGACCTGAAGTGGCCGGCCGACCTCTATCTAGAAGGGTCCGACCAGCATCGCGGCTGGTTCCATTCCTCGCTCTTGGAATCGGCTGCCACCCGCGGCCGCGCGCCTTATAACGCCGTCCTCACCCATGGTTTCACCATGGACGAGAAGGGCGAGAAGATGTCGAAGTCGAAGGGCAACGTCACCGCCCCGCAGGAAGTGATGAAGGATGCCGGCGCCGACATCCTGCGCCTCTGGGTGATGACCTCGGATTACGCCGACGATCTGCGCGTCGGCAAGACGATCATCCAGACCAATGTCGACGCCTATCGCAAGCTGCGCAACACCATCCGCTGGATGCTCGGCACGCTTGCCCATGACAAGGGCGAGGAGATCTTGCTTGCCGATCTGCCGGAGCTGGAGCAGCTGATGCTGCACCGGCTTGCGGAACTCGACGAGTTGGTGCGCGAAAACTACGATGCCTTCGACTTCAAGAAGATCGCCCGGGCGCTGATCGATTTCGCCAATGTCGAGCTTTCGGCCTTCTATTTCGATGTCCGCAAAGACGCGCTCTATTGCGACGCGCCGTCGAGCCTGCGCCGGCGCGCCAGCCTGCACGTCATCCGCCAGATCTTCGATTGCATGGTGACCTGGCTTGCCCCGATGCTGCCCTTCACCACCGAGGAGGCCTGGCTGTCGCGCAACCCGTCCGCCGTTTCCGTGCATCTGGAGCAGTTTGCCCCTGTTGCAAAGGAATGGCGCAACGATGCGCTGGCCGAGAAGTGGAAGAAGATCCGCGCCGTCCGCTCGGTTGTCACGGGCGCCCTGGAAATCGAGCGCAAGGACAAGCGCATCGGCTCTTCGCTGGAAGCCGCTCCCGTCGTCCACATCGCCGATCCGGAACTGATGAAGGCGCTGGAAGGCCAGGACTTCACCGAAGTCTGCATCACCTCGGCCATAGAGATTGCCGCCGGCGAAGGCCCGGCGGAGGCCTTCCGCCTTGCCGAGGTGCCTCTGGTCAGCGTCGTGCCGAAGCTTGCCGAGGGCGAAAAATGCGCCCGCTCCTGGCGCATCACCAGGGATGTGGGCTCCGATCCCGAATATCCCGATGTCTCGGCCCGTGACGCTGCCGCGCTTCGCGAGCTTGCCCGGCTCGCGTGA